In Oryzias melastigma strain HK-1 linkage group LG16, ASM292280v2, whole genome shotgun sequence, a single genomic region encodes these proteins:
- the rab11al gene encoding RAB11a, member RAS oncogene family, like has protein sequence MTNREDEYDYLFKVVLIGDSGVGKSNLLSRFTRNEFNLESKSTIGVEFATRSIQVEGKTVKAQIWDTAGQERYRAITSAYYRGAVGALLVYDIAKHLTYENAERWLKELQDHADSNIVIMLVGNKSDLRHLRAVPTDEAKAFAEKHGLSFLETSALDSSNVELAFQTILTAIYNIVSQRQMSGRADGDFSPASNVVPISVEPTQTSSSKGSCCQTN, from the exons ATGACGAACAGGGAGGACGAGTACGACTACCTGTTTAaag TGGTTCTGATCGGAGACTCCGGTGTGGGCAAGAGCAACCTGCTGTCCCGCTTCACCCGCAACGAGTTCAACCTGGAGAGCAAGAGCACCATCGGGGTGGAGTTCGCCACCCGCAGCATCCAGGTGGAGGGGAAGACCGTCAAGGCGCAGATCTGGGACACGGCGGGCCAGGAGCGATACCGAGCCATTACGTCAGC GTACTACCGCGGAGCCGTCGGAGCGCTGCTGGTCTACGACATCGCCAAGCACCTGACCTACGAGAACGCCGAGCGCTGgctgaaggagctgcaggaccATGCCGACAGCAACATCGTCATCATGCTCGTGGGCAACAAGAGCGACCTGCGCCACCTGAGGGCGGTGCCCACAGACGAGGCCAAGGCCTTTGCAG agAAGCACGGCTTGTCCTTCCTGGAAACGTCGGCGCTGGACTCTTCTAACGTGGAGCTGGCGTTCCAGACGATTCTGACAG CCATCTACAACATCGTGTCACAGCGGCAGATGTCCGGCCGGGCCGACGGCGACTTTTCCCCTGCCTCCAATGTGGTTCCCATCAGCGTGGAGCCCACCCAGACCTCGTCCAGTAAGGGCTCCTGCTGCCAGACCAACTGA
- the mex3a gene encoding RNA-binding protein MEX3B, with the protein MPSLLVLAGIMEKNGGFGGDLAGSGFGGEGLLVPPDEEEDDSRALRVALGQLSLLGLGEGEDGGGAPTTGVQDRSNNNNNNHHHHHNHSNSGGGDAAILQGKSKLCALYESGSAGETKGRGCNITECVPVPSSEHVAEIVGRQGCKIKALRAKTNTYIKTPVRGEEPVFLITGRKEDVALARREIISAAEHFSMLRASRNKLGVSFSGSPPTPLPGQTTIQVRVPYRVVGLVVGPKGSTIKRIQQQTCTYIVTPSRDRDPVFEITGSPSNAERAREEIEAHIAFRTGGLHDHNNENDCLGPNGGSSPASSGGLESRLQQVWGLQGGQRKPLTSNYRQNFSDAMVGGGGGGDYSKGSFSSPGEKTCSYFGSEGTQSWGDPDYPKQVAFYAQQRSKSFGGLPLPLTRLSPGLPEPCGGSTTNSSSVVSGSPHAQARRAHSEPTSAGEGFPGRMPVPDSPPAGVRDCMTCFESKVTAALVPCGHNLFCMECAIRICELNHPECPVCHTQVTQAIRIFS; encoded by the exons ATGCCTAGCCTGCTGGTTCTAGCAGGGATCATGGAGAAAAATGGGGGCTTCGGCGGGGATCTGGCCGGCTCCGGCTTCGGCGGCGAGGGCCTCCTCGTGCCGCCcgacgaggaggaggacgacTCCCGCGCCCTCCGGGTCGCGCTGGGCCAGCTGTCGCTGCTGGGGCTCGGGGAAGGCGAGGACGGCGGCGGAGCCCCAACAACAGGAGTGCAGGACCggagcaacaacaacaacaacaaccaccaccaccaccacaaccACAGCAACAGCGGCGGCGGGGACGCGGCCATCCTGCAGGGGAAGAGCAAGTTGTGCGCCCTGTACGAGAGCGGCTCCGCCGGCGAGACGAAGGGACGCGGCTGCAACATCACGGAATGCGTCCCGGTGCCGAGCTCCGAACATGTGGCCGAGATAGTGGGCAGACAAG GCTGCAAGATCAAAGCACTGCGAGCCAAGACTAACACCTACATCAAGACGCCGGTCCGGGGGGAGGAGCCTGTCTTCCTAATAACGGGCCGGAAGGAGGACGTGGCCCTGGCCCGCAGAGAAATCATCTCGGCCGCTGAGCACTTCTCCATGCTCCGGGCATCCCGAAACAAGCTGGGGGTGTCCTTCAGCGGCTCCCCGCCCACGCCGCTCCCGGGTCAGACCACCATTCAGGTGAGAGTGCCATACCGGGTGGTGGGGCTGGTGGTGGGCCCCAAAGGCTCCACCATCAAACGCATCCAGCAGCAGACCTGCACCTACATCGTTACCCCCAGCCGGGACCGCGACCCCGTCTTTGAGATCACCGGGTCGCCTAGCAACGCGGAGCGGGCCCGCGAGGAGATCGAGGCCCACATCGCCTTCCGAACGGGCGGCCTGCACGACCACAACAACGAGAACGACTGTCTGGGGCCGAACGGCGGGAGCAGCCCGGCGAGCAGCGGCGGGCTGGAGAGCCGGCTCCAGCAGGTGTGGGGGCTGCAGGGGGGTCAGCGCAAACCCCTGACCAGCAACTACCGCCAGAACTTCTCGGATGCCATGGTTGGAGGCGGGGGTGGGGGAGACTACAGCAAGGGCAGCTTCTCCAGCCCGGGGGAGAAAACTTGCTCCTACTTCGGGTCTGAGGGCACGCAGAGCTGGGGCGACCCCGACTACCCCAAACAGGTGGCCTTCTACGCCCAGCAGCGCTCCAAGAGCTTCGGGGGCCTCCCGCTGCCCCTGACCAGACTGTCCCCCGGCCTGCCCGAGCCCTGCGGGGGCAGCACCACCAACAGCTCCTCGGTAGTGTCCGGCTCACCTCACGCCCAGGCCCGCCGCGCCCACAGCGAGCCCACCTCGGCGGGCGAGGGCTTCCCCGGCCGGATGCCGGTGCCGGACTCGCCCCCGGCCGGCGTGCGGGACTGCATGACCTGCTTCGAGAGCAAGGTGACGGCTGCCCTGGTGCCCTGCGGCCACAACCTGTTCTGCATGGAATGCGCCATCCGAATCTGCGAGCTGAACCACCCCGAGTGCCCGGTGTGCCACACCCAGGTCACTCAGGCCATCCGGATATTCTCCTAA